From the genome of Chryseobacterium geocarposphaerae:
CATGATGAACCTGCTGTTTTCCATTTTCGTCAGTATAAAAGGCTTTAAATTCAACTTTATTCATCGAAGGTTTGCTTACGATTTCCAGTTTTGTCCATTCATTGATTTCTCCCCATTCCTGTAAATCTTTTTTACTGTGGTTTTGTCTCTTGCTTGGAAATGTGGTTTGCATTAAATATTCACCATTTGGAATCGCAAATGCAGAAAATCTGGAACGCATTAATGCTTCAGCGGTTGGAGCATTTTTTTCTCCGGTATGATAAGGTTTACAGCAATCTTCGTAAGATTTTCCTGAGCAGCAAGGACAATTCATTTTTTATAATTTAACTGCAAAAGTCTCAAAAGTTTTTTGATAATTAAAATTACAGGCAAAAAAAGAAGCACTCTAAATGAATGCTTCTCAAATTGATTTTGCTAATCTTTGTCTTCTATTTTGGTATCAATAAAAGTATATTCATTAGTTGTCATATCCATTGATATACTTTTCGATGTAAACTTTATATGAGATTTGTCCGGAATTTCATAGGTGTAAACATCTGTATTTCCTGAATCAAAATGTAATTCATGAAACTCTTCGTTTTCGATCCACCATTGTCCTTTTTCCACATGTTGGTTGACTTCACAATTTTGAACTGTTGTAAAAATAAGGGTAAATGTTCCGTCTTCCTTTCTGTCCATTACCCAAAGTTTTTCCATTC
Proteins encoded in this window:
- a CDS encoding YchJ family protein, which gives rise to MNCPCCSGKSYEDCCKPYHTGEKNAPTAEALMRSRFSAFAIPNGEYLMQTTFPSKRQNHSKKDLQEWGEINEWTKLEIVSKPSMNKVEFKAFYTDENGKQQVHHELSQFKMIQNRWFYVTGEFLD